One stretch of Natronobacterium gregoryi SP2 DNA includes these proteins:
- a CDS encoding HD domain-containing protein — translation MEAAELASVLEFLELKDERRTGWQLRDVDEPESVAGHTWGTATLCLLYADHEAVDDAVDRQRAVEMALVHDLAEARTGDVPTRAGQGRDRISEAEKERTEREAIDDLLAPFGLESQLRSRWAEYEARETPTACFVKDVDLLENCLQALKYEREGRYETDGTNEHFEEYDGLDEFFATAAPRLRTAFGKAAFERIKSAYEREIGRECQL, via the coding sequence ATGGAGGCTGCCGAACTCGCGTCCGTCCTCGAGTTTCTCGAGCTAAAAGACGAACGCCGGACGGGCTGGCAGTTGCGCGACGTCGACGAGCCCGAGTCCGTCGCCGGCCACACCTGGGGGACGGCCACGCTCTGTCTGCTCTACGCCGACCACGAGGCAGTCGACGACGCCGTCGACCGCCAGCGGGCCGTCGAGATGGCACTCGTTCACGACCTCGCGGAGGCCCGCACCGGCGACGTCCCGACTCGAGCGGGGCAGGGGCGGGATCGGATCTCCGAGGCCGAGAAAGAACGGACCGAGCGCGAGGCGATAGACGACCTGCTCGCGCCGTTCGGACTCGAGTCACAGTTACGATCGCGTTGGGCGGAGTACGAGGCCCGCGAGACGCCGACCGCTTGTTTCGTCAAGGACGTGGACCTGCTCGAGAACTGCCTGCAGGCGCTGAAGTACGAGCGAGAGGGGCGCTACGAGACGGACGGGACGAACGAGCACTTCGAGGAGTACGACGGGCTGGACGAGTTCTTCGCGACGGCGGCCCCACGGCTGCGAACGGCGTTCGGCAAAGCGGCGTTCGAACGGATCAAATCGGCGTACGAACGAGAGATCGGGCGGGAGTGTCAGTTGTAA
- a CDS encoding nitric oxide synthase oxygenase: MHAPVPEHDPEDLYAEAEAFVRQCYAELENEDEIEPRLAEIRASIAESGHYEHTPEELEHGARMAWRNSNRCIGRLFWETLDVIDARDADDAESVYDALCHHLEYATNDGDIRPTITVFEPMVRGKQQVQIWNHQLVRYAGYETDDGIVGDPAEVEFTEYCQSRGWEGDETDYDVLPLVVQLRDNEPELFEVPDDLALEVPIHHPDHDWIADLDLQWYAVPVISNMRLEIGGLQYTAAPFNGWYMATEIAARNFADEDRYDVLPAVADGLGLDTSRNRDLWKDEAIVELNRAVLHSYDRTGVRIVDHHTAAEQFEAFEQREEQADREVTGDWSWLIPPVSPASTHIFHKKYENRVETPNYFYREPPYEDCSSDSS; this comes from the coding sequence ATGCACGCGCCCGTGCCGGAGCACGACCCGGAGGACTTGTACGCCGAGGCCGAAGCGTTCGTCCGGCAGTGTTACGCCGAACTCGAGAACGAAGACGAGATCGAACCCCGTCTCGCCGAGATCCGCGCCTCGATCGCCGAGTCGGGACACTACGAGCACACGCCCGAAGAACTCGAACACGGTGCGAGGATGGCCTGGCGAAACAGCAACCGCTGTATCGGCCGCCTCTTCTGGGAGACGCTCGACGTGATCGACGCTCGCGACGCAGACGACGCCGAGAGTGTCTACGACGCTCTCTGTCACCACCTCGAGTACGCGACTAACGACGGCGACATTCGGCCGACGATCACCGTGTTCGAACCGATGGTCCGTGGCAAACAGCAGGTCCAGATCTGGAATCACCAGCTCGTTCGCTACGCTGGCTACGAGACCGACGACGGCATCGTCGGCGACCCTGCCGAAGTCGAGTTCACCGAGTACTGTCAGTCTCGCGGGTGGGAGGGTGACGAGACCGACTACGACGTCTTGCCACTCGTCGTCCAGCTCCGAGACAACGAACCGGAACTGTTCGAGGTCCCTGACGATCTCGCCCTCGAGGTGCCGATCCACCACCCCGACCACGACTGGATCGCCGATCTCGACCTCCAATGGTACGCCGTCCCCGTCATCTCGAACATGCGACTCGAGATCGGCGGCCTCCAGTATACGGCCGCGCCGTTCAATGGCTGGTACATGGCGACCGAGATCGCCGCGCGGAACTTCGCCGACGAAGACCGGTACGACGTACTCCCCGCGGTGGCAGACGGACTCGGCCTGGACACCTCTCGGAACCGAGACCTGTGGAAAGACGAGGCGATCGTCGAACTGAACCGTGCAGTGTTACACTCCTACGATCGGACAGGAGTAAGAATCGTCGACCACCACACGGCCGCAGAACAGTTCGAGGCGTTCGAACAACGAGAAGAGCAAGCCGACCGCGAAGTAACCGGCGACTGGTCGTGGCTCATCCCACCGGTGTCGCCAGCGTCGACGCACATTTTCCACAAGAAGTACGAAAACAGAGTCGAAACGCCGAACTACTTCTACCGGGAGCCGCCGTACGAGGACTGCTCGAGTGACTCGTCCTAG
- a CDS encoding GTPBP1 family GTP-binding protein, with product MSRDRVLLERALERGEQDGGNVEFKERLSRDVHLEGGRRESLAAQLRHRLLSGDGEATYVVGVTDDGGLAGIDPDTFSETMDVLSLLAEEADAHIDDVQTWGIEGGIVGVALIQEGGVLETDDEHVVVGTAGHVDHGKSTLVGSLVTGKPDDGDGATRAYLDVQPHEVERGLSADLSYSVYGFDDDGPVRVRNPNRKSDRAAVVEEADRLVSFVDTVGHEPWLRTTIRGLVGQKLDYGLLVVAADDGPTRTTREHLGVLLATDLPTIVAITKTDAVSDERVEEVEREVESLLREVDKSPLRVSRHGVDAAVEEINERVVPIVETSAITMEGLDTLDVLFDRLPKTSQDDGKFRMYVDRSYSVTGVGAVASGTVMSGEVEAGDELLIGPTSDGRFREVEVRSIEMHYHRVDQAQAGRIVGIALKGINETAIERGMVLLPRDAEPDPVREFEAEVMVLNHPTRIGDGYEPVVHLETIGEAAAFYPEDGRLLPGDTGKTTVEFKFRPYLVEEGQKFVFREGRSKGVGTVTDVHPMD from the coding sequence ATGAGCCGTGACCGGGTCCTCCTCGAGCGGGCCCTGGAACGTGGCGAACAGGACGGTGGCAACGTCGAGTTCAAGGAACGACTCTCACGGGACGTCCACCTCGAGGGTGGTCGGCGGGAAAGCCTGGCAGCACAGCTTCGACACCGCCTGCTGTCGGGCGACGGCGAGGCGACCTACGTGGTCGGCGTCACCGACGACGGCGGCCTGGCGGGGATCGATCCGGACACCTTCTCCGAGACGATGGACGTGCTCTCTTTGCTCGCCGAAGAGGCCGACGCACACATCGACGACGTCCAGACGTGGGGCATCGAGGGCGGAATCGTCGGCGTCGCACTCATTCAGGAAGGGGGCGTCCTCGAGACCGACGACGAGCACGTCGTGGTCGGCACGGCCGGCCACGTCGACCACGGAAAGAGTACGCTCGTGGGGTCGCTCGTGACGGGCAAGCCGGACGACGGGGACGGGGCGACTCGAGCTTACCTCGACGTCCAGCCACACGAGGTCGAACGTGGGCTCTCGGCGGATCTTTCGTATTCGGTCTACGGCTTCGACGACGACGGTCCCGTTCGGGTCCGAAACCCGAACCGCAAGTCCGATCGGGCGGCGGTCGTCGAAGAGGCGGATCGGCTGGTCTCGTTCGTCGACACCGTCGGCCACGAGCCCTGGCTGCGGACGACGATCCGCGGACTCGTCGGGCAGAAACTCGACTACGGGCTGCTCGTGGTCGCTGCCGACGACGGGCCAACCCGCACCACGCGCGAGCACCTCGGCGTCCTGCTGGCGACCGACCTCCCCACTATCGTCGCGATCACGAAGACCGACGCGGTCAGCGACGAACGCGTCGAAGAAGTAGAACGCGAGGTCGAGAGTCTGTTGCGCGAGGTCGACAAATCGCCGCTGCGGGTCTCTCGCCACGGTGTCGACGCCGCCGTCGAAGAGATCAACGAGCGCGTCGTCCCTATCGTCGAGACGAGCGCGATCACGATGGAGGGGCTCGACACCCTAGACGTCCTGTTCGACCGGCTCCCGAAGACCTCCCAGGACGACGGCAAGTTCCGGATGTACGTCGATCGCAGCTACTCGGTTACCGGCGTCGGTGCGGTCGCCTCCGGCACTGTCATGTCCGGCGAGGTCGAGGCCGGCGACGAACTCCTGATCGGGCCGACCTCCGACGGCCGTTTCCGGGAGGTCGAGGTGCGCTCGATCGAGATGCACTACCACCGCGTCGACCAGGCCCAGGCCGGCCGCATCGTCGGTATCGCCCTGAAAGGGATCAACGAAACCGCCATCGAACGAGGCATGGTCCTCCTCCCACGAGATGCCGAGCCCGACCCCGTCCGCGAGTTCGAGGCCGAAGTGATGGTGCTCAACCACCCCACCCGGATCGGCGACGGCTACGAACCCGTCGTCCACCTCGAGACGATCGGCGAAGCCGCCGCCTTCTACCCCGAAGACGGTCGACTGCTGCCCGGTGACACTGGGAAGACCACCGTCGAGTTCAAGTTCCGACCGTACCTCGTCGAGGAGGGCCAGAAGTTCGTCTTCCGCGAGGGACGAAGTAAAGGGGTCGGTACGGTGACGGACGTTCACCCGATGGACTGA
- the mch gene encoding methenyltetrahydromethanopterin cyclohydrolase, whose product MESLNRMAIELVDEALDYAEELNVGGYDLENEATVLDFGIEFDGGVEAGLLLTEIQTAGMATPSHELGSVGDAPVPYVELTTDQPALSLLCSQKAGWELATEDFEGLGSGPARALVAEEDEFRRIGYTDAFDLTALAVETDELPPESAAEQVAELAEVETSSVFLLAYPTASIAGSITNAARAAELATFRLTELGYGPLDIVSATGRAPVAPVADDERTAIARTNDAIAYGGTAHLTVREDDDVFDSIPSTAAEDHGRPFEAVFDDLEWEFEEVPADLFAPAKVTVDVIGGPTYVHGETDEDVLLESFDL is encoded by the coding sequence ATGGAGAGCCTGAACCGAATGGCGATCGAACTCGTCGACGAAGCGCTCGACTATGCCGAGGAGCTCAACGTCGGCGGCTACGATCTCGAGAACGAGGCGACGGTACTGGACTTCGGGATCGAGTTCGACGGCGGTGTGGAGGCCGGACTGTTACTGACCGAGATCCAGACGGCGGGGATGGCGACGCCGAGTCACGAGCTGGGGTCGGTCGGCGACGCACCGGTTCCGTACGTGGAACTGACGACCGACCAGCCTGCTCTCTCGTTGCTGTGTTCCCAGAAAGCCGGCTGGGAACTGGCGACGGAGGACTTCGAGGGGTTGGGCAGCGGTCCCGCACGCGCGCTTGTGGCCGAGGAAGACGAGTTCCGCCGGATCGGCTACACCGACGCGTTCGACTTGACGGCACTGGCCGTCGAGACCGACGAGCTACCGCCCGAATCGGCCGCCGAGCAGGTTGCCGAACTCGCCGAGGTCGAGACGAGCAGCGTCTTCTTGCTTGCCTATCCGACGGCGAGCATCGCCGGAAGCATCACGAACGCTGCGCGCGCGGCCGAACTCGCGACGTTTCGACTCACCGAACTGGGGTACGGTCCGCTCGACATCGTCTCCGCGACCGGTCGTGCGCCGGTCGCACCAGTCGCCGACGACGAGCGGACAGCTATCGCACGCACGAACGACGCGATCGCCTACGGTGGCACCGCACACCTCACGGTCCGTGAGGACGACGACGTTTTCGACTCGATCCCGTCGACGGCCGCCGAAGACCACGGTCGCCCGTTCGAAGCGGTGTTCGACGACCTCGAGTGGGAGTTCGAAGAGGTTCCCGCCGACCTGTTTGCGCCCGCGAAGGTAACCGTCGACGTGATCGGCGGTCCGACGTACGTCCACGGCGAGACCGACGAGGACGTCTTGCTCGAGTCGTTCGATCTCTGA
- a CDS encoding heavy-metal-associated domain-containing protein, with translation MEQTTLEVDGMACDGCEESVVDALEALSGVSSVTADHESGEVRVEHDEETVDEGTISGTIEDAGYEPAV, from the coding sequence ATGGAACAGACCACACTCGAGGTCGATGGCATGGCCTGTGACGGCTGCGAAGAGAGCGTCGTCGACGCGCTCGAGGCGCTGTCTGGCGTTTCGTCGGTGACTGCAGACCACGAGTCGGGCGAGGTTCGCGTCGAACACGACGAGGAGACCGTCGACGAGGGAACGATCAGTGGAACGATCGAGGACGCCGGCTACGAGCCGGCGGTCTGA